DNA from Paenibacillus sp. JQZ6Y-1:
CCTTTTGCAGAGCGAGTTCATGTGCGGTTTCTGACTTGATCATGATGGGTGTCCTCCTGGGTTATTGGGATTTGGTTGCCATATCCATGATTTCATTGGTATAAGCAGTTTGCGTATCGGCTGCTTTTTTGATGACACCGAATTGGAGCGCAATATCGGCCGTTTGCTTGAACATCGCATCATCGGTATAACCCATTTTTGATGCGTCAAAGCCTTCTGGTACGATCAGCTTCGCTACTTCCTCCATCATTTTGAGCTGATGATCTTTCGTTGTACTGCCGGATTCTGCTTGCTTCATCACAATATCTACTGCGCCTTCAGGGTCTTTGATGGCATCCTGCCAGCCCTTCAGCGATGCACGTACAAATTTGGCTGCGGTCTCCTTGTTGTCCTGTAGCCATTCACTGTTGGCAAATAGATTATCCTCCAGCATGGCGACGCCTTCCTTGTTCATATCAATCACATTCATATCAGCTGCCTTCACACCGGACTCCAGCGCCACCTGATACTCGTTGTACGTCATCGCGGAAGCGGCATCCAGCTCACCATTTAGAAATTGGTCCATCGTAAAGCCCTGCTTGGTAAAGCTCAGGTCTTTATTCGGATCAAGCTTGTACTTGTCGAACAGCGCCAACAATTCAAACTCGTTGCCACCCATCCAGTTGCCTACTTTTTTGCCCTTCAGATCGGCAGGGGAGTTGATATTGGCAGATTTTTTGGAGATCAGCACCAGACCGCTTTTTTGGAAAATCTGAGCGATCTGCACAAGCGGCATTTCCTGCTCCTGACTGGTTAATAGACTAGCCACCCAGTCCACGCCAATATCGGCAGACCCGCCAGCAACTTGCTGCTCCGGTACAATATCCGGGCCGCCGGGCAGTATCTCAACATTCAGCCCTTCATCCTTGTAATAGCCTTTATCCAGCGCCACATAATATCCGGCAAATTGTGCCTGTGGCACCCATTTCAATTGCAGCTTGACTGTGACTGGCTCTGACGAACTGCCTTCACTGCCTGATCCGGCAGCGCTTGAGCTTTCATTGGAGCCTCCACAACCGGCTAGCATCAACGCCAGACACAACATTACCGTGACCATCATACTTGCCCGCTTTTTCCAGCCCATGCCCTTCATATTTCCATGCCCCCTGTATAATTGGATATCGTACCCATGACCAGAAGTGGTCGAGAATTGCCAATATCGGACAAGATCAAGATGACAAGCAGGCAATCCACCGTTGGAACGGTTACCTTTATGCTTCGGTACGCTGGGACGAATGCCAGCGAATGAATACCTTCTCTAAGCGCTCCACAATAAGATAAAAGAGTACCCCTGCCACTGCTGCTAATACGATACAAGACCAACCAAGCGGCATCTTTGCCACCTTGACGGAATTGGACAGCAAATATCCAAGCCCTTGCGAGGAAAAGAAAAACTCGCCCACAATCGCACCGATCATACTGGCGGTCGTATTGATCTTGAGCGCCGTAAATACAAACGGCAGACTGTTCTGGATACGCAAATATCGGAATACGGATGGCTTGCTAGCCGCGTACGAATACATTAGATCTAGCGCTAGCGGGTCAACCGAACTCATGCCTTTGTAAGCATTGATCGCCATGGCTGCCATCGTAGTCACTGTCACTATAGCGATTCGCGAGCCAATACCATCGCCAAACCATAGATTCATTACCGGAGCGAGCGCAACAATCGGCACTGCGTTCAGTGCAGCGACTATAATCAGACTGGCGCCACCCCAGCGAGGCCAAGCTGTTGCCAGCAGCGCAATGACAAAGCCAAGCGCCGAACCGCACACCATGCCCAGCACCGCTTCGGTCAGCGTATAACCGGTATAAGATAACAGCATGCTCCAATTCTCTTGAATGGATTCTGCAATAGCAGAGGGGAGAGGGAGCTGATACTTTTTCAAATCAAACAGGGAATGGAATACTTCCAGCTGCCACAGTACCAAAAATCCAATGCCCGCCAAGATCGGCAACCAGACCTTTGAACTGTCCACTAGCATCGCGCGCAAAGAGAATGTTCGTTGCGTATCTGACTGATTTGAATGATGGTAATGTTGATCGGAATCGTGAGAAGAATCAAACGGCTCTGCATGATCAGAACGATCAGAAGCGCCATTTACATTGTCAGCATGAGTAGGCATGGTATGTAGACCAGTCGAGCGATTGTCGCTAGTATATCTGCTTTCCATTACCGCTCACCTCCTGCCGAACGAAATTCCGGCTGCCACGGCGCCACCAGTCGTTCGATTAAGCCAATCACCCAATAGCTGAGAATGCCGAGCAATGCGCCGACAACCACTGTTGCCCAGAACATATACACATGAGAGGGGCCGTAATACAGATTGCGTAGCATAATAACGCCAATCCCATGTTGCGCTCCCATTAACTCCACCAGAATTGCCCCCGTTACGGCGAGCGGTGCAGCAATTTTTAGACCGCTGAACAGACTTGGCAGCGCGGCAGGCAACCGTAGCTTCCAATATACGGTCCACGGACGAGCCGCATACGAATACATCAATTCCAGCGAAGACGGATTCACACTGCGTAATCCGCGTAGCATATTCAATGCCACTGGGAAAAAGGTAATATAGCCGGAGATAATAATGCGCGATATGTATTCATCCCGCACGATGCCATAGATGATTGGAGCAAGTCCCAGAATGGGAATCATCTGTGAGGCAATCGCATAGGGAAAGGTCAAGCGCTCCACCCAACGCGACAAACTCATCAGAATCGCCAACACCACACCCGCCGCCGCTCCGATCACAAAGCCAATGCCCGCATTACCGAATGTTGCACTGCCTTCTCGTAGTAGCGTTCCGCTATACTGAATACTAGTCAGCAGAATTTCATGTACATACGGCAGCTTGGACTGTGCAAGCGGCACCTGTGCGAGATGCAGTAGCGCCCATGATCCGGCTTCCCACAGCAGTAAAATCAGTGCAATCCAGACCAGCACTGGCAACATGCGATGCCGCATCAGCAGCAGATTCATTTTCATGCCTGTCGTCACACCCCTTCAAAGCTGTTGCGAATCGTGGCAATCAACTCAAAAAATTCTGGGCTATTGCGCATTTCCGCAGTACGCGGACGTGGCAGCGGAATATCGACCACTGCGGATAAACGCCCCGGATGCGGAGATAGAACGAATACTCGATCCGATAAAAAGACCGATTCCGGTATACTGTGCGTTACAAACACAATCGTATTCTGCACCTTGCTCCAAATCGCCAGCAGTTCCTCATTCAATCGTTCCCGCGAAAATTCATCCAGCGCTGAGAATGGCTCATCCATCAGCAAAATCTCTGGCTCCATCGCCAGCGCTCGTGCAATCGCTGCCCGCTGCTGCATCCCGCCGCTCAATTGCCACGGATACTTGTCGGCAAACTTGCCTAATCCGACCAGTTCCAGCAATTCCATTACTTTTTCCTCGCGTTCCTTGCGCGGCACATTCATCATTTCCAAGGGTAATGCCACATTATGCTTGACCTTACGCCAGTCATACAGCACCGGGCTTTGAAATACAATGCCGTACTTCCGCGCCAATCGCGCTTCCCGCGCACTGTTACCAGCAACCGTTACCTCACCGGATGTTGGTTCCAGCAGATCTGCCATCAGGCGCAGCAATGTCGTTTTCCCACAACCGGATGGACCAAGCAACGATACAAATTCACCTTTGGCAATATCCAGACTGACCTGATGCAAAGCCAGTACATCCGTCTGACCTGTACGATATCGCATCTCCACATCTTTAAGAGAAATTTCCGGTGTATCGGTTGGTGCAAGCGATACGTTTGTCACTGTGTTAGCATTGGTGGACAAGCTGGACATAATGAATCTCCTCCTTAAAAAAGCAATATGCTAAACGTGAAGCCGCTACATATGAAGAAGATGCAGATAATAGAATTGGCATGTTAGATAAAATAACTCTAATGTTACTTATCACTATGATTTCATTACTTTTTTCATAGTGAACAAAACCATATAAGCTTTTTAGTAATGGAAACAAACTTTTATCGAACGTTTAATGTTCTATTGACTAACATCATACTTTGGAGCTTTACTATTATCACTAGACAAAAAGTAAGATAGCTTACATAAAATTACGTCAGTTTGTCTATTTGACCTTTCGGGGAAAACGATATTGCTCTGTTTTGCAACCGTGTTGTCAGATTGCATCCAAATAGCGTGCAATTTGTCAAAATATTACCGAACATTGAGTGTGCGCTTACAATTTAATATTCGTATTTTTTAATTGACAACAATCAAAGCGTATCCTAGAATGTAACAGGTAAGTCATCTTTATATGACAAAAACAACACGAATGCGGATAAGCAATAAAGTTTTCGACAGCTGCAATTCTTTCGTATAATCCTGTGAATGGGCACAGGAGTCTCTACGTGATCACCGGAATGATCTCTCTACGGAATTCAGAATATGGCTTGTCTTTCTTGGTCTATGATTAGAAGTGGGTACGTGTATTGGTATACGTGCAGTAGCTCTACAATCAGAACCGGGAAGGCGGCCGAATCTGGCCGTGAGACCCCGATGAGTAATCGTACAATCGGGGTCTTTTGTCGTTTTCTTTATCTATTTTCCACAAGGGGGATAAGTATTTATTATGGAGCGTTTCTTTAAGTTGCGGGAGCATGGTACCAATGTGAAGACAGAACTGATCGCAGGTCTGACTACCTTCATCACCATGGCGTACATTCTGTTCGTCAACAATCTGTTCCTGGGACCTGATGGTGCAGGTATTCCTGCACAGGGCGTATTTTTCGCCACAGCCGTAGGTGCCGGTCTGGTTACCATTCTCATGGGACTGGTTGCCAACATTCCGGTTGCACTTGCACCGGGTATGGGGTTGAATGCCTATTTCATGACGGTTGTATTAAGCTCCAACGGTATGATCACGTGGCAGGCTGCATTGGGTGCGGTATTCCTGTCTGGTATTATCTTTATTATTTTGACCATTACCAAAGTCCGTCAGCTACTGCTGGTCGCTGTACCACATTCATTAAAAATGGCGATCACAGTCGGTATCGGATTGTTTGTTACTATTATTGGTTTGAAGCTAGGTAACGTCGTTTCCGTCTCTGCTACGGTGACTGGCGTAACGGATGTTGCTCAATTGGCTGGTCCAGTTACAGTCAAAGGCGGCGACTTCCAGCTCGCTCTGAGCGATTTCATGCACAACAAAGACACTTTGCTGTCGCTGATCGGTCTGTTCCTGATCGGTATTCTGATGGTCATGCGCATTCGCGGCGCACTGCTGATCGGTATTATCCTGCTGACCATTATCGGTATTCCGATGGGATTGACCGATGTGAGCAGC
Protein-coding regions in this window:
- a CDS encoding NCS2 family permease, with protein sequence MERFFKLREHGTNVKTELIAGLTTFITMAYILFVNNLFLGPDGAGIPAQGVFFATAVGAGLVTILMGLVANIPVALAPGMGLNAYFMTVVLSSNGMITWQAALGAVFLSGIIFIILTITKVRQLLLVAVPHSLKMAITVGIGLFVTIIGLKLGNVVSVSATVTGVTDVAQLAGPVTVKGGDFQLALSDFMHNKDTLLSLIGLFLIGILMVMRIRGALLIGIILLTIIGIPMGLTDVSSLSNAQWLPSFDNLAVGQLDIKGAIGLGLFEIVFIFTFVELFDTFGTLVGTAERAGLFKNRKEGEKKVSKAMLVDAVGVSAGAVLGTSTITSYVESTSGVAAGGRTGLTAVTTGVLFILALFIAPLALMVPSAATAPALVIVGVLMMSQVRNIVWDDFMQAFPAFLTIIFMPFTNGIANGISAGIIAYVLLGFFSNTFTGHKVKVHWLMWILAIIVICRYVFLGSE
- a CDS encoding ABC transporter substrate-binding protein, whose amino-acid sequence is MKGMGWKKRASMMVTVMLCLALMLAGCGGSNESSSAAGSGSEGSSSEPVTVKLQLKWVPQAQFAGYYVALDKGYYKDEGLNVEILPGGPDIVPEQQVAGGSADIGVDWVASLLTSQEQEMPLVQIAQIFQKSGLVLISKKSANINSPADLKGKKVGNWMGGNEFELLALFDKYKLDPNKDLSFTKQGFTMDQFLNGELDAASAMTYNEYQVALESGVKAADMNVIDMNKEGVAMLEDNLFANSEWLQDNKETAAKFVRASLKGWQDAIKDPEGAVDIVMKQAESGSTTKDHQLKMMEEVAKLIVPEGFDASKMGYTDDAMFKQTADIALQFGVIKKAADTQTAYTNEIMDMATKSQ
- a CDS encoding ABC transporter ATP-binding protein, with translation MSSLSTNANTVTNVSLAPTDTPEISLKDVEMRYRTGQTDVLALHQVSLDIAKGEFVSLLGPSGCGKTTLLRLMADLLEPTSGEVTVAGNSAREARLARKYGIVFQSPVLYDWRKVKHNVALPLEMMNVPRKEREEKVMELLELVGLGKFADKYPWQLSGGMQQRAAIARALAMEPEILLMDEPFSALDEFSRERLNEELLAIWSKVQNTIVFVTHSIPESVFLSDRVFVLSPHPGRLSAVVDIPLPRPRTAEMRNSPEFFELIATIRNSFEGV
- a CDS encoding ABC transporter permease → MESRYTSDNRSTGLHTMPTHADNVNGASDRSDHAEPFDSSHDSDQHYHHSNQSDTQRTFSLRAMLVDSSKVWLPILAGIGFLVLWQLEVFHSLFDLKKYQLPLPSAIAESIQENWSMLLSYTGYTLTEAVLGMVCGSALGFVIALLATAWPRWGGASLIIVAALNAVPIVALAPVMNLWFGDGIGSRIAIVTVTTMAAMAINAYKGMSSVDPLALDLMYSYAASKPSVFRYLRIQNSLPFVFTALKINTTASMIGAIVGEFFFSSQGLGYLLSNSVKVAKMPLGWSCIVLAAVAGVLFYLIVERLEKVFIRWHSSQRTEA
- a CDS encoding ABC transporter permease; amino-acid sequence: MKMNLLLMRHRMLPVLVWIALILLLWEAGSWALLHLAQVPLAQSKLPYVHEILLTSIQYSGTLLREGSATFGNAGIGFVIGAAAGVVLAILMSLSRWVERLTFPYAIASQMIPILGLAPIIYGIVRDEYISRIIISGYITFFPVALNMLRGLRSVNPSSLELMYSYAARPWTVYWKLRLPAALPSLFSGLKIAAPLAVTGAILVELMGAQHGIGVIMLRNLYYGPSHVYMFWATVVVGALLGILSYWVIGLIERLVAPWQPEFRSAGGER